GCCTGACCGGATTCTGAGGAAGTTTCGTAgtgagttttagttttagttttagttttagttttagtttaatgACCGAAAAAAACACAGGTTATTCtcagaaaatgtttatttaaggtCCATATGTTTATAGTCAGTGGACAATAGAAGGTTTCAAGGAGCAAAAACAATTCCTGAAACAGACGTTATCCAAAATCTATGacaatgttttcatttctgtatAACACTGTAATATAACTGTAacataaaaaagtgtttttagcaGAATGAATTGTAAAACCTGGTTCAGTTTGTATCATAACGGTGATATTCAGTCAGTGGGACTAAAAGTCAGTCAGGTGTAGGTTCCAGGTAATTTAGCTTTAACAAATATATCTGtgattatataaaaacaattatATAAAAGATAAACATAGCATTTTTGGTCCTTCAGGAGCCATtcaagtttgtttctttttcttcttcttttttttaatcaaggtAGAATTTTCTGTTAGCTAGTGGTAAGGATTGTTATTAGCTGTTCTCAATAACCTGATTCATCCATCCAATGTAGTTTCTGACCTTGGTGTAGACACCAGGGTAGTATGAAATCGCACAGCCAATGCCCCAAGATACAATGCCTTCAAATTTACCGTTACAAATAAGAGGTCCTCCAGAATCaccctgaaaaaggaaaagaaaaaaaaaaagatttcagggTGTTTGTTACCTGATAGgacaaattttatttgtttatttttaaaggaaatacAAAATCTGCAAAGTCCAGCAACCATTAGAAGTGATATTGCTTTTGTTAGTGGGAcattgttgctgctgtttggcAATTTAAAGTTTACCGCATTACtccattaaaaagcaaaaacaaatgcaaagtcATCAGTGTAAAATAGACAAACTGAAGTGTCCATTTCCAAGTCTTGTATCAttcttttgtatttaatttttgtatttacataTGTTACCTGACAGGAGTCTCTCCCGCCACTCCTAGAGCCAGCACAGATCATGTTGTTTGTGATCCTGAAGGGGTAGTAATTCCAGCAGCTGGTGAACAATTCCACCTCCACTGACCTCAGTTCGGGGGATAAACTCTGGCTGTACATCCAGGTAACACCCCAACCACTAACTGTGCAAAGATTCAGGTTTTCCAGTGGCAGAGAGTTAGGGTCTGGCAACGAGGCTGGCTCGACCATGTCATTGATGATAGCTGGACGGTCCAGCTGacccacaaaaaacaaatccttCTGTCAGTCAACATTGTCTACATAGCATACATAATATAATGTTCAGTCTATCATTTAACAGTGCCATATTTAGCCATAAAAGCTAGTTTTCTTCTGCAGTCCCTGCCAGGTTGAGAGAATGATTCAGAAAAAGATGCAAAAGCATGTTAACACAATTATTATAAAATCACAGTTAGTGAAAACTTCAGATTATGACAACACATTTTATTAGCTAATAACTACTGTTTTATAGATTTGGAGACAGAGGGTATAGTGGGTATAGAATCCCAACAATGTTAGATACTAAAATGAACTTTGTGGAAACGTTTACTGAAACTCGGTAAAACTTAAAGGAATCATAGTGCGAGGTACAGTAATGTGAAAAGGAAAGAGTTCTCTGGTAAAAACTGAGTACACCCTCACTGCTTCCATAGCAATTAAGAGGATAAGTTGCAGGCATGTCTGGAGCATTACATTTTAGACTCTCTAGGCCTCAgtgagcatgttaaatgttaaagttcatgacaaacAAGCTATACTTGTTTATACCCAACCCAAGTCATACATATGACTTAAGTTTGCAAAATAGACTCTGAGGAAACAACAAGACTTCCTGCAACAATgaagatgtttggccataatttCACAGCACCACGTGTTGCAAAAATCAAAGACAGCACAACGACCATGAATTCCTCTGTATagcaaagtattctagagtcactGGCTTATGTaccaggacaatgatcccaagggCAGTAACATATACAACAGAGtggctgaaaatgaaaagaatcgaTTGGCCAGTCAAAGTTCAGACCTTAGCCTGACTGAAATGTTATGGCaagaccttaagagagctgtgcagagGGAATGCCCACAAAGTTCAACGAACTGAAGCAAAGTGGCAAAGTTAAAACATAAGGTTTAATGACTATTATGGGTTTTGTTGCCACATAATAGTTTATGCCGTTTGACACACTTGCatactcaatcatccaggtaaggaaatcccacaAAGTAGATTCTGTTCTGTAGGattttcagtgagagaaacgtttcgtcacgttatccaagtgacttcttcagtctcagctgactgcaggtttccccaaacttataaacagtacattccTATAATTATCGAAACTAGCACAacaggctgtgaggtcagtttcatgatcattaatatgcaaattgtcatgaccattgataaATGTCCATGGATactattcacagagagttgaggAATGACAGCACTCACAGCGTTGTAAGAGGGTGAATATTAAAGATCGTGACCTCCTGGTCCGTTGTTATTCAATGGGGCTAGTTTCGGTCatcaaacctgcagtcagctgagattgaagaagtcacttggatgagtgacaaaaggTTTCTGCCTCGGGAAATGCTATGTCCAGACGAACAGAATCGACTTTCCGCGACTGCtggaaaacattttattgttggCTCAATGAGGGATTCATCATCAGTCAGGAAATTATTAATAGAGCTCAGCAACACAATTACACAATCCTCTATAAAGGACAGATGTAATACTAAATAAACTACATAGGTAATTTTGTTTACCAGCTTAAAGACTTTTCTTCTATCTATTATCTAGAATGGAAGATAAGGGAAGGGAAGGAAAACTACAGCAGGAAGACAGAAGAGCAGCTGCAACAGTACAACATCAGAGGGGTTTGGAGCAGCCTGAAGACAAGCTCAGGACAAAAACCAACCCCCCAGGCTGCAGGAGATTTGGGGTGGGTGAcctaaacaaatattttaataggTTTGATCAACCACCCACACCTCCCCCAGCATAGTCCCCCCTGCTGCAATCTCCCTCATCTTCAGTGACTGCCTGTCTTTCATCTCACACCTCCCAGCCATCACACTCACCCCAGGCTTCTGTGGACTCCAACATACACCACCCCTCCCCCAAAATCCACTCTATCTATCTCAGCACTTCAAATGAGGAACGAGCTTCGCAAGATCAAGGTGCGGAAGGCtgcaggtccagatggcatcagctccaGGGTCCGGAGGTGCTGTGCAGATGAACTGTGTGGCATCCTAGGTTATctgttcaacctgagcctgttGCTGGGCAAAGTACCACAGCTGTGGAAGACCTCCTGTGTGGTACCGGTACCAAAGAACTCCCATCCCAACGACCTCAGCAGCTATAGGCCAGTAGCCCTGACATCACATCTGATGAAGACCCTCGAGAGGTTGTCTCTAAACCATCTGCGCCCCCTGGTGAGGTCTTCATTGGATCCGCTGCAGTTTgcttaccagcctggcattggggtggaggatgccatcatctacctcctgcaccgagctctgactcacctggagaagcctggaagcactgtgaggatcatgttctttgatttctccagtgctttcaacaccatccagACACGACTTCTGAGGGACAAGCTGGAGCTATCAGGAGTGGACCACCACATGTCCCAGTGgatactggactacctcacagaacgcccacagtatgtgaggacacaGGGCTGTGTCTCTGATACActggtctgcagtacgggggccccacagggaactgtgctggcaccattcctcttcaccctctacact
This DNA window, taken from Astatotilapia calliptera chromosome 5, fAstCal1.2, whole genome shotgun sequence, encodes the following:
- the LOC113022702 gene encoding trypsin-like isoform X2 — encoded protein: MSVTMMNPAQSCHLLMAFLFVAKLTGAYGNRIIGGTLVNPYTIKYQASLLYSNSHFCGGTLIHPQWVVSAAHCWRASHTIKVVLSQHSLTQWNGLEQIFNVSLIVKNSQYSYWMLDNDIMLLKLDRPAIINDMVEPASLPDPNSLPLENLNLCTVSGWGVTWMYSQSLSPELRSVEVELFTSCWNYYPFRITNNMICAGSRSGGRDSCQGDSGGPLICNGKFEGIVSWGIGCAISYYPGVYTKVRNYIGWMNQVIENS
- the LOC113022702 gene encoding trypsin-like isoform X3, whose translation is MMNPAQSCHLLMAFLFVAKLTGAYGNRIIGGTLVNPYTIKYQASLLYSNSHFCGGTLIHPQWVVSAAHCWRASHTIKVVLSQHSLTQWNGLEQIFNVSLIVKNSQYSYWMLDNDIMLLKLDRPAIINDMVEPASLPDPNSLPLENLNLCTVSGWGVTWMYSQSLSPELRSVEVELFTSCWNYYPFRITNNMICAGSRSGGRDSCQGDSGGPLICNGKFEGIVSWGIGCAISYYPGVYTKVRNYIGWMNQVIENS
- the LOC113022702 gene encoding trypsin-like isoform X1, with protein sequence MEGRISPDLLLSHIYITMMNPAQSCHLLMAFLFVAKLTGAYGNRIIGGTLVNPYTIKYQASLLYSNSHFCGGTLIHPQWVVSAAHCWRASHTIKVVLSQHSLTQWNGLEQIFNVSLIVKNSQYSYWMLDNDIMLLKLDRPAIINDMVEPASLPDPNSLPLENLNLCTVSGWGVTWMYSQSLSPELRSVEVELFTSCWNYYPFRITNNMICAGSRSGGRDSCQGDSGGPLICNGKFEGIVSWGIGCAISYYPGVYTKVRNYIGWMNQVIENS